A part of Anolis sagrei isolate rAnoSag1 chromosome 3, rAnoSag1.mat, whole genome shotgun sequence genomic DNA contains:
- the LOC132770231 gene encoding LOW QUALITY PROTEIN: claudin-34 (The sequence of the model RefSeq protein was modified relative to this genomic sequence to represent the inferred CDS: deleted 2 bases in 1 codon; substituted 1 base at 1 genomic stop codon), translating into MYHNVFKTEGRFPCENECTCAXLHKYRLPCFIVRRFIRMEKWLRQRLGLVEDNSPAAAQLIGLASMRLCGLILAAIGWILCITATGADEWRVWHTTNVPGISTGKLWVGIWRVCFMVDLHDGEPMKMHCLEFLEQYGTLPKEIFIAQDLMSLASVVLALAVAFMSFALWNVLKNVRQKHVLLIFFRVGGVLTLLSGLIILLPLLWNMYSVLANEGIEFPYPFHLPYLPYEQSVGFAIYVGFFASGFLMSSSFFILSKKYQVTSNIVHPIIMVTPKPSTSTNDTEICPHCGSSVSVDKILSEEQHFNG; encoded by the exons ATGTATCACAATGTTTTCAAAACAGAGGGGAGATTCCCATGT GAGAATGAATGCACATGTGCATAACTCCATAAATACAGGTTGCCTTGTTTCATTGTTCGCAGATTTATCAGGATGGAGAAGTGGCTAAGACAGAGATTAGGCTTAGTTGAAGATAACTCTCCAGCTGCAGCCCAGCTAATCGGATTGGCTTCCATGCGTTTATGTGGTCTGATCCTTGCGGCAATTGGTTGGATCCTGTGCATTACTGCAACAGGAGCTGACGAATGGAGAGTGTGGCATACAACTAATGTGCCTGGCATCAGCACCGGAAAGCTCTGGGTTGGGATCTGGAGAGTCTGTTTCATGGTAGATCTTCATGATGGCGAGCCTATGAAGATGCATTGCCTGGAATTCCTGGAGCAATATGGGACCCTTCCAAAGGAAATTTTTATTGCACAGGACTTGATGTCTTTAGCTAGTGTTGTATTGGCCTTAGCTGTAGCTTTTATGTCTTTTGCTTTGtggaatgttttgaaaaatgtAAGACAGAAACatgttttgcttatttttttcAGGGTTGGAGGTGTTCTAACTTTATTGTCTGGTCTCATCATTCTTCTCCCACTTTTGTGGAATATGTATTCTGTACTAGCAAATGAAGGGATTGAGTTCCCCTATCCTTTTCATTTGCCTTATCTTCCATATGAGCAGAGTGTTGgctttgccatatatgtgggtttttttgcttCAGGATTCCTGATGTCAAGTTCATTCTTTATTCTCAGTAAGAAATATCAGGTTACGTCCAATATAGTGCATCCTATCATCATGGTCACTCCAAAGCCATCGACCAGTACCAATGACACGGAAATCTGTCCCCATTGTGGATCATCTGTATCAGTTGATAAAATCTTATCTGAAGAACAGCATTTTAATGGTTAA